A genome region from Megalobrama amblycephala isolate DHTTF-2021 linkage group LG18, ASM1881202v1, whole genome shotgun sequence includes the following:
- the LOC125252271 gene encoding paraneoplastic antigen Ma1 homolog has product MDVDDSLLQAELDDWCQKATIDPKHAVLLLGVPADVEVARFEEITETVKALGRVRVRHYKEGPIPGFLLVLCECKEVVDSSRIPKEVVPEEGGKPWKMVVAKSAESPPAGFAEKLSKLLFEEGKSFTDLQAMFSTPSSNAGSPEAIIRAVGELLEKTSKPVSDGSAYRRLRTFSGTVPTPTGEEALESWMDQARMMVMECECSEKEKRRHIIESLKDSALEVVKAVRFSSPHATSLQYLEGLEGAFGTPETGEDLYFAFRLLRQNPGEALSDFLKRMEKSLTKVVQKGGLPWKNVDRTRVEQLIRGAVESDLLLLQLRLRERRENPPTFLALLNEIREAEESEAARHSLGVTAKPVPRPRQKLTDLAAVRELKAEIQELRTKVTERPSKVPVSEEMLESKAVPSTRGDDTPTDPEVHLLRRQVQRLEEQLASLSVRQSSQSIREPQPLEQTDTSVKPRLDKTKEDYFCYKCGEDGHIAPRCKAPENYSLVIQKLVRSLRKARNERMDPSSSKHTGDKASFSRKSQTVVVEKSSLPEGLVGPALTITMKINGQPCEALLDSGSQVTIVFESWYSKHLSSVPIQPLSGLSIWGLSTASYPYKGYILVDAFFPASVMGVEEFPSLLWFVLNLRVLNKCL; this is encoded by the coding sequence ATGGATGTTGATGATTCTCTCTTACAAGCTGAACTTGACGATTGGTGTCAGAAAGCAACAATCGATCCAAAACATGCAGTGTTATTGTTGGGAGTGCCTGCAGATGTGGAGGTGGCACGCTTCGAGGAAATTACAGAAACAGTCAAAGCTTTGGGAAGAGTGAGAGTCAGGCATTATAAAGAAGGGCCAATTCCAGGGTTTCTACTCGTGCTATGTGAGTGCAAGGAGGTGGTTGATTCTTCTCGCATACCTAAAGAAGTGGTACCTGAGGAGGGTGGGAAGCCATGGAAGATGGTTGTAGCCAAAAGTGCTGAGTCACCGCCTGCTGGGTTTGCTGAGAAACTTTCAAAACTGTTATTTGAAGAAGGAAAGTCTTTCACTGATCTTCAAGCAATGTTTTCTACACCCAGTTCCAATGCAGGGTCTCCAGAAGCAATAATCCGTGCGGTGGGTGAACTGCTGGAAAAGACTTCAAAACCTGTCAGTGATGGGAGTGCATACAGACGCTTAAGAACCTTTTCAGGTACTGTTCCTACTCCAACAGGGGAAGAGGCTTTGGAGAGTTGGATGGATCAAGCCAGAATGATGGTTATGGAGTGTGAATGCTCAGAGAAAGAGAAGCGTCGACACATCATTGAGAGCTTAAAGGATTCAGCCCTGGAAGTGGTGAAGGCTGTTCGATTTTCTAGCCCGCATGCAACTTCCCTTCAGTATCTTGAGGGTTTGGAGGGGGCTTTTGGAACTCCTGAAACAGGAGAGGACTTATATTTTGCTTTCAGATTATTGAGGCAGAATCCTGGTGAAGCTCTTTCTGATTTCTTGAAGAGAATGGAGAAATCTCTGACCAAAGTAGTGCAAAAAGGTGGGCTACCCTGGAAAAATGTGGACAGAACAAGAGTTGAGCAGCTAATTCGGGGTGCTGTTGAATCAGACTTACTGTTGCTCCAGCTGAGATTAAGAGAGAGACGAGAAAATCCACCTACTTTTCTAGCTCTTCTAAATGAGATCAGGGAGGCTGAGGAAAGCGAAGCTGCCAGACATAGTCTGGGTGTCACTGCAAAGCCTGTTCCCCGGCCACGACAGAAACTGACTGATTTAGCTGCGGTGAGAGAGTTGAAAGCTGAGATTCAAGAGCTGCGGACAAAAGTAACAGAGAGACCTTCTAAAGTACCTGTGTCAGAGGAGATGTTGGAGTCAAAGGCTGTACCAAGTACGAGAGGAGATGATACACCAACAGACCCAGAAGTCCACTTGTTAAGAAGGCAGGTACAAAGATTAGAAGAGCAGTTGGCTTCACTGAGTGTCAGACAATCATCACAGTCAATAAGAGAACCACAACCACTGGAGCAGACTGATACTTCTGTTAAACCCAGACTTGATAAGACTAAAGAAGATTACTTCTGTTATAAATGTGGGGAAGATGGCCACATTGCTCCGAGGTGCAAAGCTCCTGAGAATTACAGTCTGGTGATACAAAAGCTTGTGCGATCATTGCGAAAGGCCAGAAATGAAAGAATGGATCCCAGTAGTAGTAAACACACTGGTGATAAAGCCAGCTTCTCCAGGAAAAGCCAGACAGTTGTGGTTGAGAAGAGCAGCCTTCCCGAGGGGTTGGTTGGTCCAGCTCTGACAATCACTATGAAGATCAATGGGCAGCCCTGTGAAGCCTTATTAGATAGTGGATCTCAGGTCACTATCGTCTTTGAGTCATGGTACTCTAAGCACCTGTCTTCTGTACCCATTCAGCCTCTCTCTGGTCTGTCCATTTGGGGCCTTAGCACAGCCAGTTATCCCTACAAGGGATATATCTTGGTAGATGCTTTCTTTCCTGCTTCTGTCATGGGTGTGGAAGAGTTTCCATCCTTGCTTTGGTTTGTCCTGAACCTGAGGGTCCTGAACAAGTGCCTGTGA